One genomic window of Planctomycetaceae bacterium includes the following:
- a CDS encoding GspE/PulE family protein has translation MITTAKEAGKKMQLGELLIEQGALTHEQLAHGLQVQKENGNRLLLGEVLMKQGLCSEEQIMAALARVYGVPFARISPKIADPSVIDVLPREFLDSHTVLPLFRVKNRLSLAVTEPANVFLTEEVARITGCEVLPICATAKDIKATLETHLPAANVFVIDDILDESDAGDLSLVEEKVDDIGDLEAAAEGSPIIKLVNYLIYSAVREGASDIHIEPDDNALRVRFRVDGSLYEKLHPPYKMLPAISSRIKIMAGLDISERRLPQDGGIHVMMDGRPVDLRVSTLPGRHGEKTVIRVIDNRSVLVNLEKLGFDYEMLKLWRAAIQAPNGIVLVTGPTGSGKSTTLYSVLKEINSDEVNICTVEDPVEFNLPRVNQFQVNERIGFTFAGALRSLLRQDPDIIMLGEIRDEETARTAVQAALTGHLVLSTLHTNDAPGAVTRLLNIGIEPYLISASLVAVLGQRLVRKICTNCKEAYEPPPNIRRAVERAVGEVETYYHGVGCPKCRNSGHSGRIGIYELMCPNEQLQELISTGPSLNALRTGAAQCGMISLRQDGMNKVKAGITTVEEIFRVTAV, from the coding sequence GTGATCACCACCGCCAAAGAGGCCGGGAAAAAAATGCAACTGGGCGAACTGCTCATCGAGCAGGGCGCCTTGACGCACGAGCAACTCGCCCACGGGCTGCAGGTGCAGAAGGAAAACGGCAACCGCCTGCTGCTGGGCGAAGTGCTGATGAAGCAGGGGCTCTGCTCTGAAGAGCAGATCATGGCCGCCCTGGCGCGCGTGTACGGCGTTCCGTTCGCGCGGATCTCGCCCAAGATCGCCGACCCGTCCGTCATCGACGTCCTGCCGCGGGAGTTCCTCGACAGCCACACCGTCCTGCCGCTTTTCCGCGTCAAGAACCGCCTCTCCCTGGCGGTGACGGAGCCGGCCAACGTCTTTCTCACCGAGGAAGTTGCCCGCATCACCGGTTGCGAGGTGCTGCCGATCTGCGCCACGGCCAAGGACATCAAGGCCACCCTCGAGACGCACCTTCCGGCGGCCAACGTGTTCGTCATCGACGATATCCTGGACGAGTCCGACGCGGGCGATCTCTCGCTGGTCGAGGAGAAGGTCGACGACATTGGCGACCTGGAGGCGGCCGCCGAAGGCTCGCCGATCATCAAGCTGGTGAACTACCTGATCTACAGCGCCGTGCGCGAAGGGGCCAGCGATATCCACATCGAGCCCGACGACAACGCTCTGCGCGTGCGTTTCCGCGTGGACGGCTCGCTGTACGAAAAGCTTCACCCGCCGTACAAAATGCTTCCGGCGATCTCAAGCCGCATCAAGATCATGGCTGGGTTGGACATCTCCGAGCGCCGCCTGCCGCAGGATGGCGGCATCCACGTCATGATGGACGGCCGCCCGGTCGACCTGCGCGTCAGCACGCTGCCGGGCCGTCACGGCGAGAAGACCGTCATCCGCGTGATCGACAACCGCTCGGTGCTGGTGAACCTGGAGAAGCTCGGTTTCGACTATGAGATGCTCAAGCTGTGGCGTGCGGCGATCCAGGCGCCCAACGGCATCGTGCTGGTGACCGGGCCCACCGGCAGCGGCAAAAGCACCACGCTGTACAGCGTTCTCAAGGAGATCAACAGCGACGAGGTCAACATCTGCACGGTGGAAGACCCCGTCGAGTTCAACCTGCCGCGCGTCAACCAGTTCCAGGTGAACGAGCGCATCGGCTTCACGTTTGCCGGCGCGCTGCGCAGCCTGCTGCGACAGGACCCCGACATTATTATGCTCGGCGAGATCCGCGACGAGGAAACCGCCCGCACGGCGGTCCAGGCCGCCCTGACCGGGCACCTGGTGCTCAGCACGCTGCACACCAACGACGCCCCGGGCGCGGTGACGCGTCTGCTGAACATCGGGATCGAACCGTACCTGATATCGGCGTCGCTGGTAGCCGTGCTGGGCCAGCGCCTCGTCCGCAAGATCTGCACGAACTGCAAAGAGGCGTACGAGCCGCCGCCGAACATCCGCCGCGCAGTCGAGCGGGCGGTGGGGGAGGTCGAGACCTACTACCACGGCGTCGGGTGCCCCAAGTGCCGCAACAGCGGCCACAGCGGGCGCATCGGCATCTACGAACTGATGTGTCCCAACGAGCAACTGCAGGAACTCATCAGCACCGGACCCAGCCTCAACGCCCTGCGAACGGGTGCGGCCCAGTGCGGCATGATCTCGCTGCGCCAGGACGGGATGAACAAGGTCAAGGCCGGCATCACGACGGTCGAGGAAATCTTCCGCGTGACGGCAGTCTGA
- a CDS encoding type II secretion system F family protein produces the protein MTTFAYEARDASGRGHQGSVNAASADEATTRLRRDGKSVVSIAPAAAAVRGGRVKRDDVIYFASQLAVMVDSGVSLDEALGCIARQHENPAFAAVLQDVWEKVQSGAEFSKALADYPKIFDNLFVTLMRASEASGTMGQMLERAADYMQQERETRKRIKGAMMYPACMLSFCVLVVIGLLVFILPRFEKIYSGKGALLPLPTRALLAMSAFILSYWPFLIVSAGVAAGLIWWFVRTPGGTIFMDKLRISVPLLGRMYRKAYLARSLRTMATMVGTGVGVLEGLDIAAAIAGNSQYAKVWKDVAAAVQDGLPLSQPLQDSELVPGTIAQMVDAGERSGRLGMVMDRVAGFCEEELKVAVKSMTAMIEPIMIIVMGLIVGGVAMALLLPIFKLSKVVGH, from the coding sequence ATGACAACATTCGCTTATGAGGCTCGAGACGCATCAGGGCGCGGGCACCAGGGCAGCGTCAACGCCGCCAGCGCCGACGAGGCGACCACGCGTCTGCGGCGCGACGGAAAGAGCGTCGTCAGCATTGCACCGGCGGCCGCCGCCGTGCGCGGCGGGCGCGTCAAACGCGACGACGTGATCTACTTCGCTTCGCAGTTGGCCGTCATGGTCGACAGCGGCGTCTCGCTGGATGAGGCGCTGGGCTGCATCGCCCGCCAACATGAGAACCCCGCCTTCGCGGCGGTCCTGCAGGACGTCTGGGAAAAGGTGCAGAGCGGCGCGGAGTTCTCCAAGGCTTTGGCGGACTACCCCAAGATCTTCGACAACCTCTTCGTGACCCTCATGCGGGCATCGGAGGCCTCGGGCACGATGGGGCAGATGCTCGAGCGAGCGGCCGACTACATGCAGCAGGAGCGTGAGACGCGCAAACGCATCAAAGGCGCAATGATGTACCCGGCGTGCATGCTGAGTTTTTGCGTGCTGGTGGTCATCGGGCTGCTGGTGTTCATCCTGCCGCGATTTGAAAAGATCTACTCCGGCAAAGGCGCGTTACTGCCCCTTCCGACGCGGGCGCTGCTGGCGATGAGCGCCTTCATATTGTCGTATTGGCCGTTCCTGATCGTCAGCGCCGGCGTGGCGGCCGGCTTGATCTGGTGGTTTGTGCGAACGCCCGGCGGAACGATCTTCATGGACAAGCTGCGCATCTCCGTGCCGCTGCTGGGTCGCATGTACCGCAAGGCGTACCTCGCCCGCTCGCTGCGGACGATGGCCACCATGGTCGGCACGGGCGTGGGCGTTCTGGAGGGGCTCGACATTGCCGCGGCAATCGCCGGCAACAGCCAGTACGCCAAGGTCTGGAAAGACGTCGCCGCGGCGGTCCAGGACGGTCTGCCACTCTCGCAACCGCTGCAGGACTCTGAACTCGTGCCCGGCACGATCGCCCAGATGGTCGACGCCGGCGAGCGCAGCGGCCGCCTGGGCATGGTCATGGACCGCGTGGCGGGGTTCTGCGAAGAAGAACTCAAGGTGGCCGTCAAGAGCATGACGGCCATGATCGAGCCGATCATGATCATCGTGATGGGCCTGATCGTCGGTGGCGTGGCAATGGCGCTGCTGCTGCCGATCTTCAAGCTGTCCAAGGTAGTGGGGCACTGA
- a CDS encoding STAS domain-containing protein translates to MREVSPRLSVTKDGDVTVVVLTDRKILDEVNIMQIGEQLNALAVAATTPRMVLDFVNVAHMSSSALGVLITLNKRVRERKGELRLCNIQPAIYEIFVITRLNEIFQISASRQEAVDSLK, encoded by the coding sequence ATGCGGGAAGTGAGCCCCCGGCTGAGCGTAACGAAGGACGGCGACGTCACGGTCGTCGTGTTGACCGATCGCAAGATTCTCGACGAGGTCAACATCATGCAGATCGGCGAGCAGTTGAACGCCCTGGCCGTTGCGGCGACCACGCCGCGCATGGTGCTGGACTTCGTCAATGTCGCCCACATGTCCAGCAGCGCCCTGGGCGTGTTGATCACCCTCAACAAACGCGTCCGAGAACGCAAGGGTGAACTGCGACTGTGCAACATTCAGCCGGCGATCTACGAGATCTTCGTCATCACGCGGCTGAACGAGATCTTCCAGATCAGCGCCTCGCGGCAGGAGGCGGTCGACTCGCTGAAATAA
- a CDS encoding amylo-alpha-1,6-glucosidase: MNESTRPLPSPQIVPCQGADLDRLLSLEWLMTSGTGSYASGTAVGCNTRRYHGLLVAATAPPVGRVVALSNVTEELFIDGAGHELGNHEFVGTMSARGLPLLAEFRNDLAATFVFRLGTVELTKEILLARGSNTTAIRYTLRGGAARLHIRPLTAMRDFHHLRRMEGAPSLTSGSEGGVVSVADAAGGHVLRLSVPGATFQPAPDWWYSFHYRVEAQRGQDANEDLYTPGLFACDLADGQSCQLTATLSSTGVSPMPPDRVADVSSARAAGVPPALPESPQSGTRTTELCVAPDFELLRQQRRERIQSFVAGVGDTADEATRRLAAAAEAFIVRRDLPDGTPSSTIMAGYHWFADWGRDAFISLGGLLLTTRRFDIAREVFRTFAAALSQGMIPNCFDDRTCDAHYNSMDASLWFIIAADQYRRASGDEDFWHSTLLPAAQTIVAAYRTGTRFGIATADDGLLLGGSPGTQLTWMDAAMGGHVVTSRHGKAVEINAMWYCIHRILAQGTSEGGQYAAQAQQIAAAFVNTFWNEQAGCCYDCVYPEYKDASIRPNQVFAVSLPHSPLSPEQQAAVVNVVTQKLLTPYGLRTLAPDDPNYRGQCTGPQWQRDHAYHQGTVWTFLIGPFIEAYLKVNHNSPLARAQAKHWLLAIEDHLSEAGMGYISEIFDGDAPHEPRACIAQAWSVAEVLRVRHLLQSRAPAQPRPHA; the protein is encoded by the coding sequence ATGAACGAGTCCACACGACCGCTACCGTCGCCTCAGATCGTGCCCTGCCAGGGCGCCGACCTCGACCGCCTGCTCTCGCTGGAATGGCTGATGACCAGCGGCACGGGCTCGTACGCTTCGGGCACGGCCGTGGGATGCAACACGCGGCGGTACCACGGTCTGCTGGTGGCGGCGACCGCCCCGCCGGTCGGGCGCGTCGTGGCGCTGTCGAACGTGACGGAAGAACTCTTCATTGATGGGGCCGGACACGAACTGGGCAACCACGAGTTCGTCGGCACGATGTCGGCCCGCGGATTGCCGCTGCTGGCCGAGTTTCGCAACGATCTGGCGGCAACGTTCGTCTTCCGCCTGGGCACGGTTGAACTCACCAAGGAAATCCTTCTGGCCCGCGGGTCCAATACGACCGCCATCCGATACACCCTCCGAGGCGGCGCCGCGCGGCTGCACATCCGCCCGCTGACGGCCATGCGCGACTTTCACCATCTGCGCCGCATGGAAGGAGCCCCAAGCCTTACCAGCGGCAGTGAGGGAGGCGTGGTGAGCGTCGCTGATGCGGCCGGTGGGCACGTGCTGCGCCTGAGCGTGCCCGGTGCAACATTCCAGCCGGCCCCCGACTGGTGGTACAGTTTCCATTATCGCGTCGAAGCCCAACGCGGACAGGACGCCAACGAAGACCTCTACACGCCGGGCCTGTTCGCCTGCGACCTCGCCGACGGCCAGTCGTGTCAATTGACCGCCACGCTCAGTAGCACGGGCGTCTCGCCCATGCCCCCCGACCGTGTCGCGGACGTCTCGTCCGCGCGTGCCGCGGGCGTCCCGCCCGCGCTGCCCGAATCCCCGCAGTCAGGGACACGTACAACGGAGTTGTGCGTGGCACCCGATTTTGAACTGCTGCGACAGCAGCGGCGCGAGCGTATCCAGAGTTTTGTCGCCGGCGTGGGCGACACCGCCGATGAAGCGACGCGCCGCCTGGCGGCTGCCGCCGAAGCCTTCATCGTGCGCCGAGACCTGCCCGACGGCACGCCCTCAAGCACGATCATGGCCGGGTACCACTGGTTCGCCGACTGGGGGCGCGACGCGTTTATCTCGCTGGGCGGGTTGCTGCTGACCACGCGCCGCTTCGATATAGCACGCGAGGTTTTCCGCACGTTCGCGGCCGCCCTGTCGCAGGGCATGATCCCCAACTGTTTCGACGATCGCACCTGCGACGCGCACTACAACAGCATGGATGCGTCGCTGTGGTTCATCATCGCCGCGGACCAGTACCGCCGCGCCAGCGGCGACGAAGACTTCTGGCACAGCACGCTCCTGCCCGCCGCCCAGACGATCGTCGCCGCGTACCGCACCGGAACGCGATTCGGGATCGCCACGGCCGACGACGGTCTGCTTCTGGGCGGTTCGCCCGGCACGCAGTTGACCTGGATGGACGCGGCCATGGGCGGACACGTCGTCACCAGCCGCCACGGCAAGGCCGTCGAGATCAACGCGATGTGGTACTGCATCCATCGCATCCTGGCCCAGGGCACCTCCGAGGGCGGGCAGTACGCCGCCCAGGCCCAGCAGATCGCCGCGGCGTTCGTCAACACGTTCTGGAACGAGCAGGCCGGCTGCTGCTACGACTGCGTCTATCCCGAATACAAAGACGCGTCGATCCGCCCCAACCAGGTCTTCGCCGTTTCGCTGCCGCACAGCCCGCTGTCGCCGGAGCAGCAGGCGGCCGTCGTCAACGTCGTCACCCAGAAGTTGCTGACGCCCTATGGTCTTCGAACGCTCGCGCCGGACGATCCAAACTACCGCGGGCAGTGTACCGGACCGCAATGGCAGCGCGACCACGCCTATCACCAGGGCACGGTCTGGACGTTCCTGATCGGCCCGTTCATCGAGGCGTACCTCAAGGTCAATCACAACAGCCCACTGGCGAGGGCGCAGGCCAAGCACTGGCTACTGGCCATCGAAGACCATCTCAGCGAAGCGGGCATGGGCTACATCAGCGAGATCTTCGACGGCGACGCGCCCCACGAACCGCGCGCCTGCATCGCCCAAGCCTGGAGCGTCGCTGAAGTGCTGCGCGTTCGCCATCTGCTGCAGTCGCGCGCCCCGGCGCAGCCGCGGCCACACGCATGA
- a CDS encoding radical SAM protein produces the protein MPRVDRSRPMPVKYWSSAGLVLTYNCTAACASCYLGCSPRGDESIDVETALEHWRQLAAASPHRCRIHLTGGEPFTDWPGLIDLCRRAQREALRPLEKVETNASWAQDEAVVAQRVRELDEAGMETLAISADPYHQQFVPIERCRLAARVAAALLGPARVQVRWRDWLDDGFDTAPMSGADRVKLFARYAAGGRDRLSGRAAASLAAHLPLRDFSEFADKPCSEMLLRGRGVHVDPRGRIMPGTCAGLVLGVIGPHATVSDIWHALAQELPDRAVLSRLCRGGPEELARYAMDLGFIPRQGYCSKCHLCWDVRAFLHARGAGELEPAWMYDVI, from the coding sequence ATGCCCCGCGTCGATCGAAGCCGACCCATGCCCGTCAAGTACTGGTCCTCGGCAGGACTGGTCTTGACGTACAACTGCACCGCCGCCTGTGCGTCGTGTTACCTCGGGTGCTCGCCGCGGGGCGATGAATCCATCGACGTCGAGACGGCGCTGGAACACTGGCGGCAGTTGGCCGCCGCGTCGCCGCACCGATGCCGGATCCACCTCACCGGCGGCGAACCGTTCACCGATTGGCCCGGGCTGATCGACCTGTGCCGCCGCGCCCAGCGCGAGGCACTGCGCCCGCTGGAGAAGGTAGAGACCAACGCGTCGTGGGCGCAGGATGAAGCGGTGGTGGCCCAGCGGGTGCGGGAACTGGACGAGGCGGGCATGGAAACGCTGGCGATCTCGGCCGACCCGTACCACCAGCAGTTCGTGCCCATCGAGCGCTGCCGCCTGGCTGCGCGTGTGGCCGCGGCGCTGCTGGGGCCTGCCCGCGTGCAGGTGCGGTGGCGCGACTGGCTCGATGACGGATTCGACACCGCGCCGATGAGCGGCGCGGACCGGGTGAAACTTTTCGCCCGCTATGCCGCCGGCGGGCGCGATCGCCTCAGCGGCCGTGCCGCCGCCTCGCTCGCCGCCCATCTGCCGCTCAGGGATTTCTCGGAATTTGCCGATAAACCCTGCAGTGAAATGTTGCTGCGAGGCCGCGGCGTACACGTGGACCCCCGCGGGCGAATCATGCCCGGAACGTGCGCGGGACTCGTGCTTGGAGTCATCGGCCCCCACGCCACCGTCAGCGATATCTGGCATGCCTTGGCGCAGGAGTTGCCCGACAGGGCGGTTCTGTCGCGGTTGTGCCGCGGCGGTCCGGAAGAACTGGCGCGGTACGCGATGGACCTGGGATTTATCCCGCGGCAAGGGTACTGCAGCAAGTGCCATCTGTGCTGGGACGTGCGAGCGTTCCTGCACGCCCGAGGCGCGGGGGAGTTGGAGCCCGCATGGATGTACGACGTGATATAA
- a CDS encoding gamma-glutamylcyclotransferase family protein, giving the protein MAKATSFNLFIYGTLTNPWVFRAVLGKHLTTDPHTVHADDRVLAREAVLTGYKKVSPDHTYLYAVPSPHGRIQGYIVGPLPVSDLKPLRRYEGRNYRRRTMPVQTAAGTEKAMVFIADTKKIELAFGYSFADPLKQEVLLGEKIDAALAETELRQLKTSKATVRRAVAELHGTTIRDLVRQHFDAGGISDYAIRHSLQDRPLPDFSVAARQENAAAIAGHYLGMILRQVIFNEFEERIQREFRYELEQMRSGPEYYGRTVSSLAALRVLNESASFVYLLVHDCMAETNFAASHLVDYVRWAVTAADVIFNPDDIKPHIAFIREHMGGGHIPLGAELEFSNIGNAVISDPQSHNARDAQYDGFFYFGDFALDALTWKLGGHVDDHREKAPGRQRRGFFEAALGNVSITENLSQPLTHDPWLLNQLIQETMMFFAVKPHSLHISLQLRRQHRPVRDRLLPLDVFKCLFALVGDLAADSDGRLRISRLADGEIVGSNLPTGADKSTTPHMLFSDISRRRSSPGGTGRHDGVATPDAGGRYVQQFKFMRLAPRFNYETIAMALKGIQITYCPGTFLTAEQYQTSRRHRRVHDELTAWAQRPTALSADEVNVFIEAVHDGLMTERRGKPAHTTAYIAWACTRLRESLRQFNSAVHRAAVPVHNP; this is encoded by the coding sequence ATGGCCAAGGCGACTTCATTCAACCTGTTCATTTACGGCACGCTCACCAACCCGTGGGTCTTTCGCGCGGTGCTGGGCAAGCATCTGACCACCGACCCGCACACAGTTCACGCCGACGACCGCGTGCTCGCGCGCGAGGCGGTGCTGACGGGTTACAAGAAGGTCAGCCCCGATCACACGTATCTCTACGCCGTGCCCTCGCCGCACGGGCGCATCCAGGGCTACATCGTCGGCCCGCTGCCCGTCAGCGACCTCAAACCCCTTCGACGCTACGAAGGCCGCAACTACCGCCGCCGGACCATGCCCGTCCAGACCGCCGCCGGAACGGAAAAAGCCATGGTCTTCATCGCCGACACCAAGAAGATTGAGCTGGCGTTCGGATACAGCTTCGCCGACCCGCTCAAGCAGGAAGTGCTGCTGGGGGAAAAGATCGACGCGGCGCTGGCCGAAACCGAACTTCGCCAGCTCAAGACCAGCAAGGCGACGGTCCGCCGCGCGGTGGCGGAACTGCACGGCACCACCATCCGCGACCTCGTGCGCCAACACTTCGACGCCGGCGGCATCAGCGACTATGCGATCCGCCATTCCCTGCAGGACCGCCCGCTGCCCGACTTCTCCGTGGCCGCCCGCCAGGAAAACGCCGCCGCCATCGCCGGGCACTACCTGGGCATGATCCTGCGACAGGTCATCTTCAACGAGTTCGAAGAACGCATCCAGCGCGAGTTCCGCTACGAACTCGAACAGATGCGCTCCGGCCCGGAATACTACGGGCGCACCGTCAGCTCGCTGGCGGCCCTGCGCGTCCTCAACGAAAGCGCGAGCTTCGTGTATCTGCTGGTGCATGACTGCATGGCCGAGACCAACTTCGCCGCCAGCCATCTGGTCGACTACGTGCGATGGGCGGTGACGGCCGCGGATGTGATCTTCAATCCCGACGACATCAAGCCGCACATCGCCTTCATCCGCGAGCACATGGGCGGCGGGCACATTCCCCTGGGCGCGGAGCTGGAGTTCTCCAACATTGGCAACGCGGTGATCTCCGACCCGCAGTCTCACAACGCCCGCGACGCGCAGTACGACGGGTTCTTCTACTTTGGCGACTTTGCCCTGGACGCGCTGACCTGGAAGCTCGGCGGGCATGTCGACGACCATCGCGAGAAAGCCCCGGGGCGACAGCGGCGCGGGTTCTTCGAAGCCGCTCTGGGCAACGTCTCGATCACCGAGAACCTCTCGCAACCGCTGACGCACGACCCGTGGCTGCTCAACCAGTTGATCCAGGAAACGATGATGTTCTTCGCCGTCAAACCGCACAGCCTGCACATCTCGCTGCAACTGCGCCGCCAGCACCGCCCGGTGCGCGACCGCCTGCTGCCGCTGGACGTCTTCAAGTGCCTCTTCGCCCTCGTGGGCGACCTGGCCGCGGATTCCGACGGACGCCTTCGCATCAGCCGCCTGGCCGACGGCGAGATCGTCGGAAGCAACCTGCCCACCGGCGCCGACAAGAGCACCACGCCGCACATGCTGTTTTCCGATATCTCGCGCCGCCGCAGCAGCCCCGGCGGCACCGGCCGCCACGACGGCGTCGCCACGCCCGACGCCGGCGGACGGTACGTCCAGCAGTTCAAGTTCATGCGGCTGGCCCCGCGGTTCAACTACGAAACCATCGCCATGGCCCTCAAGGGCATCCAGATTACCTACTGCCCAGGAACCTTCCTGACGGCAGAGCAGTACCAGACCAGCCGCCGCCATCGACGCGTTCATGACGAACTGACGGCCTGGGCTCAGCGCCCCACCGCCCTGTCGGCCGATGAGGTGAACGTGTTCATCGAGGCAGTCCACGACGGCCTCATGACCGAGCGCCGCGGAAAACCCGCCCACACGACCGCCTACATCGCCTGGGCCTGCACGCGGCTGCGGGAGTCGCTCAGGCAGTTCAATTCGGCCGTACACCGCGCGGCCGTGCCGGTACATAATCCATGA
- a CDS encoding serine/threonine-protein kinase, translating to MDTELSRLVVERNLATTEELQHCLSRQTSDKNMTLADVLINEGVVTRRQIDRLKQSIEDRRRQQIPGYQLLDKLGAGAMATVFRAKQLSLDRMVAVKVLPRKLSENAEYVERFYREGKAAARLNHPNIVQAFDVGENAGYHYFVMEYVEGHTLWDELASGKVFSEAEALKVIIQIARALEHAHKQGLIHRDVKPKNIMVTPDGTCKLADMGLARQAADEKIAVEEAGRAFGTPYYISPEQIRGEANIDFRADIYSLGATLYHLLTGQVPFEAPTPLAVMQKHLKEDLIPPDHINAGLSAGIGEVVEVMMAKDRKRRYASTTDLLLDLEAIAAGEAPLQARKQIDADLLTALDQREDAAAEKTVEVAAPNNLLVYLIIALAALAVSLIVNIILAVT from the coding sequence ATGGACACCGAACTGAGCCGGTTGGTGGTCGAGCGGAATCTGGCGACGACGGAGGAACTGCAGCATTGCCTCAGCCGCCAGACGTCTGACAAAAATATGACGTTGGCCGACGTGCTGATCAACGAGGGCGTCGTCACGCGCCGCCAGATTGACCGCCTCAAGCAGAGCATCGAAGACCGGCGCCGCCAGCAGATCCCCGGCTACCAGTTGCTCGATAAACTCGGCGCCGGGGCGATGGCGACCGTCTTCCGGGCCAAGCAGCTCAGCCTCGACCGCATGGTGGCCGTCAAGGTGCTGCCCCGCAAGCTCTCCGAGAACGCCGAATACGTCGAGCGGTTCTATCGCGAGGGCAAAGCCGCCGCCCGCCTCAACCACCCCAACATCGTCCAGGCCTTCGACGTCGGCGAGAACGCCGGATATCACTACTTCGTCATGGAGTACGTCGAGGGGCACACCCTGTGGGACGAGCTGGCCTCGGGCAAGGTCTTCTCCGAAGCCGAAGCGCTCAAGGTCATCATCCAGATCGCCCGCGCGCTGGAGCACGCGCACAAGCAGGGGCTCATTCACCGCGACGTCAAGCCCAAGAATATCATGGTCACCCCAGACGGTACGTGCAAGCTGGCCGACATGGGACTGGCCCGCCAGGCCGCCGATGAGAAAATCGCCGTCGAGGAAGCCGGAAGGGCCTTTGGCACGCCGTATTACATCAGCCCCGAGCAGATCCGCGGCGAGGCCAATATCGACTTCCGCGCCGACATCTACTCCCTCGGCGCCACCCTCTACCACCTGCTGACCGGGCAGGTCCCCTTTGAAGCCCCCACGCCCCTGGCCGTCATGCAGAAGCACCTGAAGGAAGACCTGATTCCTCCCGACCACATCAATGCGGGCCTCTCTGCCGGCATCGGCGAGGTCGTCGAGGTCATGATGGCCAAGGACCGCAAACGACGCTATGCCTCAACAACCGACTTGCTGCTGGACCTGGAAGCCATCGCCGCGGGCGAAGCCCCGCTCCAGGCCCGCAAGCAGATCGACGCCGACCTGCTGACCGCCCTGGACCAGCGGGAGGACGCCGCGGCCGAAAAGACCGTCGAGGTCGCCGCGCCCAACAATCTGCTGGTGTACCTGATAATCGCTTTGGCGGCTCTGGCGGTGAGCCTGATCGTCAACATCATCCTGGCCGTGACCTGA
- a CDS encoding DnaJ C-terminal domain-containing protein: MPKRDYYDVLGVAKDATKDQIRTAYRKLARKVHPDVNKSPDAPEKFREATEAYEVLSDEDKRRMYDRFGHAGPGMGGGQRQGQAPPRGAPGQGFGGGFDFEEIFGRPGGSTYAGMGLDEILDALRGGGRREGGGAGRRGAAWQGADLQYDLTLEFLQAIRGVTTSIRLQRQDGGGKSHTETIEVKIPPGVRDGQQIRLRGQGQSGPGGSGDLYIVAHVREHPYFRREGNDIYVEVPISITEAALGAAIDAPTIDGMTRVRVPAGSSSGRRLRLRGKGVAASAGGEAGDQHVLLKIVAPANLTDRQRELLEEYAGLAADNPRKDVPWA, translated from the coding sequence ATGCCCAAGCGAGACTATTACGATGTTCTGGGCGTCGCCAAGGACGCCACGAAAGACCAGATCAGGACGGCCTACCGCAAGCTGGCGCGGAAGGTCCATCCGGACGTGAACAAGAGCCCCGACGCGCCGGAGAAGTTCCGCGAGGCCACCGAAGCGTATGAAGTGCTTTCGGACGAGGACAAGCGGCGGATGTACGACCGGTTCGGCCACGCAGGCCCGGGCATGGGCGGCGGACAGCGGCAAGGGCAGGCGCCGCCGCGCGGCGCGCCCGGGCAGGGCTTCGGCGGCGGGTTCGACTTTGAAGAAATCTTCGGGCGCCCCGGCGGCAGCACATATGCGGGCATGGGGCTGGACGAGATCCTCGACGCCCTGCGCGGCGGCGGGCGGCGCGAAGGCGGCGGCGCGGGCCGGCGCGGGGCGGCATGGCAAGGCGCCGACCTGCAATACGATTTGACGCTGGAGTTTCTCCAGGCAATCCGCGGCGTGACGACGAGCATCCGCCTGCAGCGCCAGGACGGCGGGGGCAAGAGCCACACCGAAACCATCGAGGTGAAGATCCCGCCCGGGGTGCGCGACGGGCAGCAGATCCGCCTGCGCGGGCAGGGGCAGAGCGGACCGGGCGGCTCGGGCGACCTGTACATCGTTGCCCATGTCCGCGAACACCCGTACTTCCGCCGCGAAGGCAACGACATCTACGTCGAGGTGCCCATCAGCATCACCGAGGCCGCCCTGGGCGCCGCCATCGACGCGCCGACCATCGACGGCATGACGCGCGTGCGCGTACCGGCCGGATCGAGCAGCGGGCGGCGCCTGCGGTTGCGGGGCAAGGGCGTTGCGGCGTCGGCCGGCGGCGAGGCGGGCGACCAGCACGTGCTGCTCAAGATCGTCGCCCCGGCCAACCTGACCGATCGCCAGCGCGAGCTGCTGGAGGAGTACGCCGGCCTTGCCGCGGACAATCCGCGAAAGGACGTCCCATGGGCATGA